The proteins below are encoded in one region of Methanofollis aquaemaris:
- a CDS encoding M3 family metallopeptidase: MHTIRRYHFSWIILLAVVILTTAGCIENARHEESAEGVGPIRTHYSPGEITKMREAAEETANASLDAIAAIPPDKRTFETTVIAFDRTLADYSDAVGPITLMGSVYPDTKIAAEGMACEESASVFFTGVYTRRDLYDALRDQSPRTPEESRLYDVTMREFEKNGLKLPEDRLAKVREMRTVLSGLETQYSANLNNDNTTLECTADELAGVPSSSMAAFSQTPEGTYLVTAKRPDYVAVMTYADDAGTRKRMYEAYHNRQAEANTPLLEEAIVLRQQIARELGYATWADYQIEGRMAGNTSNVMAFLTSMQAPLKEKYTDEMADLLAIKTRLDPAATAVESWDVAYLQDIRKQEEYAYDEEEVREYFPLDTVLQGLFDTYGTLFGVGFTEVEDAAVWAPEVRLYAGKDLDGNETIGYLYLDLYPREGKFGHFCATPVIGGRMENGTYSVPVVAIIGNFRTPEGEKPSLLTMYEIETLFHETGHAMHYLLTTAPYGSLSGFNVEWDFVETPSQTLEEWAWDPEIMESISGHYTNSSEKIPPDLRDRVIAARAIGAGNVYAGHLLVNSLEDMRFHTATAPVNVTEVWSATCEDVTGRRPLAGTHQPASFGHLMGGYDAGYYGYLWSKVYALDIVDEFKEEGMTNRTTGTRFRDEILSRGNMEDGTVLLENFLGREPGPEALYRHLGIEMSGDN, translated from the coding sequence ATGCATACCATCCGCCGATACCATTTTTCATGGATCATTCTCCTGGCCGTCGTCATTCTCACGACCGCCGGATGCATCGAGAACGCACGGCATGAAGAGTCCGCAGAGGGTGTCGGCCCCATCCGGACCCACTACTCGCCCGGCGAGATAACAAAAATGAGAGAGGCCGCAGAAGAGACTGCAAACGCCTCGCTCGACGCCATCGCCGCGATTCCCCCGGACAAACGCACCTTCGAGACCACGGTCATCGCATTCGACCGGACACTCGCAGACTATTCCGACGCCGTCGGCCCCATCACGCTGATGGGTTCGGTGTACCCCGACACAAAAATCGCCGCAGAAGGCATGGCCTGTGAAGAATCTGCATCGGTCTTTTTCACCGGCGTGTATACCAGGCGCGACCTCTACGACGCTCTCCGGGACCAGAGCCCGCGCACTCCCGAGGAGTCCCGCCTCTACGACGTAACCATGAGGGAGTTCGAGAAGAACGGCCTGAAACTCCCTGAAGATCGTCTCGCAAAAGTGCGGGAGATGAGGACGGTGTTGAGCGGACTCGAGACCCAATACTCGGCCAATCTCAACAACGACAACACCACGCTCGAATGCACCGCCGACGAACTTGCCGGCGTGCCGTCGTCGTCGATGGCGGCGTTCTCGCAGACGCCGGAGGGAACCTATCTCGTCACCGCGAAGCGCCCGGATTATGTCGCGGTGATGACCTATGCCGACGACGCCGGGACACGCAAGCGGATGTACGAGGCATACCACAACCGGCAGGCGGAGGCGAACACCCCGCTCCTCGAAGAGGCGATCGTGCTGCGCCAGCAGATCGCACGGGAACTGGGGTACGCCACGTGGGCCGACTACCAGATCGAGGGCAGGATGGCGGGGAACACGAGCAATGTGATGGCATTTCTCACCTCCATGCAGGCGCCCCTGAAGGAGAAATACACCGACGAGATGGCGGACCTTCTCGCGATCAAGACGCGTCTGGACCCGGCGGCGACGGCGGTCGAGTCCTGGGACGTCGCGTACCTCCAGGATATCCGCAAGCAGGAGGAGTATGCCTATGACGAAGAGGAGGTCCGGGAATATTTCCCGCTCGACACCGTCCTTCAGGGGCTTTTCGATACCTACGGGACGCTCTTTGGCGTCGGGTTTACCGAGGTCGAGGACGCTGCCGTCTGGGCGCCCGAGGTGAGGCTGTATGCGGGGAAAGACCTGGACGGGAACGAGACGATCGGCTACCTGTACCTCGACCTCTATCCGCGTGAGGGGAAGTTCGGGCATTTCTGTGCGACGCCGGTGATCGGCGGGAGGATGGAAAACGGTACGTACTCGGTCCCGGTCGTTGCGATCATAGGTAATTTCCGCACGCCCGAGGGGGAGAAGCCGTCGCTTCTGACCATGTACGAGATCGAGACGCTCTTCCACGAGACCGGGCATGCGATGCATTATCTCCTGACGACCGCACCCTATGGCTCTCTTTCGGGGTTCAATGTGGAGTGGGATTTTGTCGAGACGCCCTCGCAGACGCTTGAGGAGTGGGCCTGGGATCCTGAGATCATGGAGTCGATCTCAGGCCATTATACCAACTCGTCCGAAAAGATTCCGCCGGATCTTCGCGACCGCGTCATTGCGGCGCGAGCGATCGGGGCGGGGAATGTATATGCCGGGCATCTGCTTGTCAATTCTCTGGAGGATATGCGGTTTCACACCGCGACCGCACCGGTCAATGTGACCGAGGTCTGGTCCGCGACCTGCGAGGACGTGACCGGCAGGCGCCCGCTTGCCGGCACGCATCAGCCTGCGTCGTTCGGTCATCTCATGGGCGGGTACGATGCCGGGTATTACGGGTATCTCTGGTCGAAGGTCTATGCCCTCGATATTGTCGACGAGTTCAAAGAGGAGGGGATGACCAACCGGACCACCGGGACGAGGTTCAGGGACGAGATTCTTTCACGGGGCAATATGGAGGACGGCACCGTGCTTCTGGAGAATTTCCTGGGGAGAGAACCGGGGCCCGAGGCGCTGTACCGGCACCTCGGGATAGAGATGTCCGGGGATAATTAA
- a CDS encoding esterase/lipase family protein: protein MQRGSCPAVLVHGWRSHPGVWKRLIPHLEAAAIPYRIYDHSEMGDAVPGEIAAAFGDFLALTRDETGYAGPVDMVCHSMGTGIARYLLEVIDGGRREERVRQLIGLGPPNNGSSMAELFSDPGYGPEVVDRLAGVFVPRTFDPEGDVIVQEFRPGSRTIAALRRAKGRDDIAYRLILAANLTATPAFFPCFEGKTWTFGPDGEWRTTYAGDGIVPLTDSYLPGAGVDILPADPASLAQRPEQYCHIGLPRNPEVMARVMEYLQNPATRPQGVCPERE, encoded by the coding sequence ATGCAGCGAGGAAGTTGTCCGGCCGTACTGGTCCACGGGTGGAGGAGCCATCCCGGCGTCTGGAAACGCCTGATACCGCACCTTGAGGCGGCGGCGATACCGTACCGGATCTATGACCACAGCGAGATGGGCGACGCCGTGCCCGGCGAGATCGCCGCGGCGTTCGGGGACTTCCTCGCCCTGACGCGGGACGAGACCGGCTATGCCGGACCCGTGGACATGGTCTGCCACTCGATGGGGACCGGCATCGCCCGCTACCTCCTGGAGGTGATCGACGGGGGACGGCGGGAAGAGCGGGTCAGGCAGTTGATCGGTCTCGGGCCGCCGAACAACGGATCTTCCATGGCCGAACTCTTCAGCGATCCCGGGTACGGCCCCGAGGTCGTCGACCGCCTGGCCGGGGTCTTCGTGCCCCGCACCTTCGACCCCGAAGGCGACGTCATCGTGCAGGAGTTCAGGCCGGGCAGCAGGACCATCGCCGCACTGCGGCGTGCGAAGGGCCGCGACGACATCGCGTACAGGCTGATCCTTGCCGCGAACCTCACGGCCACCCCCGCCTTCTTCCCCTGCTTCGAGGGAAAAACCTGGACCTTCGGCCCCGACGGCGAATGGCGGACGACCTATGCCGGCGACGGCATCGTGCCGCTCACCGACTCGTACCTGCCGGGCGCGGGCGTGGACATCCTCCCGGCGGATCCTGCGTCCCTGGCGCAGAGGCCAGAGCAGTACTGCCATATCGGCCTGCCCAGGAACCCCGAGGTGATGGCGAGGGTGATGGAGTATCTCCAGAACCCGGCGACCCGACCGCAGGGAGTCTGCCCGGAGAGGGAGTGA
- a CDS encoding HEAT repeat domain-containing protein, with product MAWPRSQRHMDRTIRAFEKESWDWREEFTDPGDDAGASLIEKLSDDDIAVRWKAAWALGHLGDPRAVDPLIASLDFAAPVVMGEGVFTLNMAAAWALGKLKDSRAVEPLVRGLSSACSDYVWVAAWALGEIGDRRAIGPLQKARERDEFECVWQGDASWSGRVIDPAEKVVLASITERTFHAPETPVEKALEKLGEKGDFT from the coding sequence ATGGCATGGCCCAGATCTCAGCGGCATATGGACCGCACGATCCGGGCATTTGAGAAGGAGTCCTGGGACTGGAGAGAGGAGTTCACCGACCCTGGCGACGACGCCGGGGCGTCCCTCATAGAGAAACTCTCCGACGACGATATCGCCGTGCGGTGGAAGGCCGCCTGGGCCCTCGGCCATCTCGGCGACCCCCGCGCCGTCGACCCTCTCATCGCCTCCCTGGACTTCGCCGCTCCTGTCGTCATGGGGGAGGGGGTATTCACCCTGAACATGGCCGCCGCCTGGGCCCTCGGAAAACTGAAAGACTCCCGGGCGGTCGAACCCCTGGTCCGGGGCCTCTCAAGCGCCTGCTCCGACTATGTCTGGGTCGCGGCCTGGGCCCTCGGCGAGATCGGGGACAGGCGTGCGATCGGGCCCCTGCAGAAGGCGCGGGAGCGGGACGAGTTCGAGTGTGTCTGGCAGGGTGACGCCTCGTGGAGCGGACGGGTGATTGATCCTGCCGAAAAAGTCGTCCTCGCTTCCATCACGGAGCGGACGTTTCACGCCCCGGAGACGCCGGTCGAGAAGGCGCTCGAAAAGTTGGGTGAAAAAGGGGATTTCACCTGA
- a CDS encoding GNAT family N-acetyltransferase, which produces MKPPLCIRTKSASLRPWEIDDAPALARHANNPDIAGSMRDGFPSPYTLNDAENFIHMASGTSSAILLAIEVDGEAVGGIGVTPLDDVYRNTAEIGYWLAAPYQGRGIVTEAVKALVPVAFERLDVLRIQAGIFENNCASARVLEKCGFQREAMHKKAITKNGTVMDEVIYACFRDE; this is translated from the coding sequence ATGAAACCGCCCCTCTGTATCCGGACAAAATCAGCATCTCTTCGTCCCTGGGAGATCGATGATGCACCCGCCCTTGCACGCCATGCGAACAATCCGGATATCGCGGGTTCTATGCGGGACGGCTTTCCCTCCCCCTATACCCTGAACGATGCCGAGAATTTCATACATATGGCATCCGGCACGTCGTCCGCAATTCTGCTCGCAATAGAGGTGGACGGAGAGGCCGTCGGAGGGATCGGCGTCACCCCTCTGGACGACGTGTACCGAAATACGGCGGAGATCGGGTACTGGCTGGCCGCACCCTATCAGGGCAGGGGGATTGTAACAGAAGCGGTGAAGGCTCTCGTACCGGTTGCCTTCGAGCGTCTGGACGTTCTCAGAATTCAGGCGGGAATCTTTGAGAACAACTGTGCATCAGCGCGTGTCCTTGAAAAGTGCGGTTTTCAACGGGAAGCCATGCACAAAAAAGCGATCACAAAGAACGGAACGGTCATGGACGAAGTGATATACGCCTGCTTCAGGGACGAATAA
- a CDS encoding winged helix-turn-helix transcriptional regulator, whose protein sequence is MSSESDPDVLPVHVYIRVIGGKWKPEILWFLRKGPLRFGELMKKVPGITQVTLTKNLRELEADGIVIRTVFPEIPPRVEYRLTEFGESVFPVLDVISAWGRRYVRHKKDMAE, encoded by the coding sequence ATGAGCTCAGAATCAGATCCCGACGTCCTGCCGGTCCACGTCTATATCCGGGTTATCGGCGGGAAGTGGAAGCCGGAGATCCTCTGGTTCCTGCGCAAAGGGCCGCTCCGGTTCGGGGAACTGATGAAAAAGGTCCCGGGCATCACGCAGGTGACGCTTACAAAGAACCTCCGCGAACTCGAGGCAGACGGGATCGTGATCCGCACCGTATTCCCGGAGATACCGCCCCGCGTCGAATACCGTCTCACTGAGTTCGGCGAGTCGGTCTTCCCCGTGCTGGACGTGATCAGTGCATGGGGGCGACGATATGTCCGCCATAAAAAAGATATGGCGGAGTAG
- a CDS encoding flavodoxin family protein gives MSHPEPRKNVTLLMGSPRRNGSTHLLVQEAARALHDQGVATQEVFLDDLTIHDCRGCHGCKQEHNGRCVVQDDMQRVYRMMESSGGLVVAAPVYFGYVPAMTKAWLDRLVPYIGMDMSPTFPGSCPVSFIFVQNMPDPSLFEPALRSFTDAVAMSGLDVRECLVATDCEMGAKPPVTERPDLMERAYALGRDLIAMRPEAKNEF, from the coding sequence ATGTCACACCCCGAACCCCGGAAAAATGTCACGCTTCTCATGGGCAGCCCGCGAAGGAACGGCAGCACCCACCTGCTCGTACAGGAAGCAGCGCGTGCGCTCCACGATCAGGGCGTCGCAACGCAGGAGGTCTTCCTGGACGACCTCACAATCCACGACTGCCGCGGCTGCCATGGATGCAAACAGGAGCATAACGGCCGCTGTGTCGTACAGGACGACATGCAGCGGGTGTACCGCATGATGGAATCATCCGGCGGCCTGGTTGTTGCAGCACCGGTCTATTTCGGGTACGTCCCGGCCATGACAAAGGCGTGGCTCGACCGCCTCGTGCCATATATCGGGATGGATATGTCCCCGACATTCCCCGGTTCCTGCCCGGTCTCATTCATCTTCGTGCAGAACATGCCCGACCCGTCGCTCTTCGAGCCGGCACTCCGTTCATTCACGGACGCGGTGGCAATGTCCGGCCTCGATGTGCGGGAGTGCCTGGTCGCAACCGACTGCGAGATGGGAGCAAAGCCGCCGGTCACGGAACGGCCCGACCTGATGGAGCGGGCATACGCCCTGGGGAGAGACCTGATTGCAATGCGCCCGGAGGCAAAAAATGAGTTTTAA